A stretch of DNA from Nitrospira sp. KM1:
TATCTATCCTGATCTAATATTACCGTTCTATTCATACGCAATTCGAGATGGATCGGGAGTACAATCAATCTATGAACCGTACGCTTCTTTGGTTGACGTTTGTTTGGTTGACCTGGCCTGGAGTGCTTGCGGCTTCGGAGGAATCATCTCCAATACCGGGATTCAATCAACGACTCAATGATTTCTTGGGATCCGAGGGTGGCGTGCAAGTCTATAAGGACGCGGATGGGAATGTCGGGACTGTTATCGATCCGCCCGGTGGCGTGCGGCAGGGTATCGTGCAACCACCGCCCAGTCCATCAATGAATCTGGGTCCTCCGCTGCAGCTGAATGCCCCCAAATTTCCAGTTCCGCAACCGGTCACACCAACTCAACCTCCCGCGCCGGACTTCCCCCAAAAGGCACGCTAGCCAGACCTGCTCGATTGCTGTTCACGCCCCCACTCCATATCTGCGCTTTCCAATCCTGTTTGTTCTCCGAACAGTGAAATAGCTCCCCATGCCATTTCTGATCGACTATGGTTGCGTCTCAGCTGTTAGGCACGAATGCCCATTGCGATAAGTACATTCTCTAATGAACCGTAGCAGTGAAGTGATTCTCCCACACCTCTCTCCACTGACAAACGATTCGTTCTTGTTCGATCCGATGTTTCATGTATGAATTTGGAACGTCTGCTTCCACTTCCATACGGAAATTTCAGACCAAGCCTGGATAATCTCGCATTTTTCCCTTGACACTTACGTCCTTACATCGACGACGGATTTTTTGCTCCACGGTCTGGATCTTGCTGGGTGTGGCGAAAACCACGACACTGCGCAAGCGTCGCCGGAAATTTTTCAGAGGGAAAAGGTCATCCCTTTGCGTTCGATCAACCTAGGCTCGTTATGGAGGGAAACATGTCTTCGCGTGCACTGTTTATTGCCGTGACAGCCATCATGGCTGCAACCGTGGATGCCGGGTTTATGCTGCCGGCTATAGCCCAAGATTCCACCAGAAATTCCGTTCATGTGACTCGTCCCACACGCCCGCAGCAACCGGACGATAAGTTCACCCGGATGTTCCCTGGTCTCCCGTCCTTTTCGCCTCAAACCGACGAGGTTCGAGACAGGATGAAAAAGCTCGGCGCACTGGGCGGTGTGCTCGATGCCGGAGACAATCTGACCGATCCGATCCAATCCATTGCGAACCCAGATGTCTTCAGCCCTCACAACCCGGATAACCCAAACATGACGGCGGGCGTGACGTTCTTTGGTCAGTTTCTGGACCACGACATTACGCTGGCCCTAAAGGCCCCTTTGCTTGAACGGACGGACCCCAGACGGACAACCAATTTCCGGTCGGCGGCTTTTGACCTCGACAGCGTGTACGGTGACGGACCAGACGGCTCTCCCGAGTTGTATGACCGCTCATCCGGCGACATCAAGTTCCGGATCGAGGCCATTCCTGGATCCGAATTGGCCTCAAAGAAAGGCGCCACGCGGTACGATTTGCCGCGCGACCCCAACAACAATGCCATCATCGGAGACAGTCGGAACGATGAAAACGTCGTGATCAGTCAGTTCCATCTCGCCATGCTGCGGTTTCACAACGCCGTGGTGGACAATCTTCGTGCAAACCCGGCGTTTGCCCATCAATCGGCACAACAAGTCTTCCGGCAAGCGCAAAAAATGGTCCGCTGGCACTATCAGTGGATTATTCTCAACGAATTTCTGCCGCTCACGATCGGACAGGACCGTGTCGACGATATTATGAAAAGAGGTCTGAAATATTATCGAGTAGACAACCGCACGCTGGATGCCGACTTCCGTAACTCGCGAAAAGACCCGCTTATCCCTGTCGAATTTGCCGTCGCCGCATATCGCTTCGGCCACTCGCAGGTCCGGCCAAGCTATCGACTCAACTTCGGACCGGACGGCGGTTCGCCGTTCTTTGCCTTCGTGTTCGACGATACGCAGGATCCCAATAGTCCGGATCCGGCCGATCTGAGGGGCGGGAAACGGGCCCCGCGCCGGTTCATCGACTGGCAAACCTTCTTCAATTTTGGCGACAGCAACTCCCGGTCCAACAAGAAGATCGATGCCAAGCTCTCAAGTCCGCTCATGATGTTGCTCGGTTCGCGTGGACCGGCTCCAGGCATGCCGGACGACGGCGTGCAATCCCTTGCCTCACGTAACCTGATGCGTCACGTGAATTTCGGCATTCCTTCCGGTCAAGCCATTGCCAGGGTCATGAACCTGCCTGTTCTGACGCCTGCTCAATTGTCGGATTTTGCTTCAGCCGGTATGGATAAGAGCACACCGCTGTGGTGCTATCTTCTGAAGGAAGCAGAAGTGATGGAAAGCGGCCTCCGCCTGGGGCCGGTAGGCAGCCGCATCGTCGGAGAGGTCTTTATCGGACTGCTCAAAGCCGATGAAGATTCGTACCTGGCAAGCCAACCGCGCTGGAAACCGGTTTTACCATCGGCAACGCCCGGCGATTTCAGAATTACCGATCTGTTGAAACTCGCTGGTGTGGTCCCGCCGCTCAACTGATGTGCATGTGCGGCAGGCACCCTTCACTGGGTGCCTGCCGTCCGTCTTCTGAACTCCTGATTTCCCTTAGTCCCTCTCATCTCCGAGAACTTCTCGAAGCATAGTGGCAAAATCATTGAGCGCCTGCCGTCCGTCACCAACAAAGACCGACCCATGCATCGTCGCGACGGCCTTGGGA
This window harbors:
- a CDS encoding heme peroxidase family protein — translated: MSSRALFIAVTAIMAATVDAGFMLPAIAQDSTRNSVHVTRPTRPQQPDDKFTRMFPGLPSFSPQTDEVRDRMKKLGALGGVLDAGDNLTDPIQSIANPDVFSPHNPDNPNMTAGVTFFGQFLDHDITLALKAPLLERTDPRRTTNFRSAAFDLDSVYGDGPDGSPELYDRSSGDIKFRIEAIPGSELASKKGATRYDLPRDPNNNAIIGDSRNDENVVISQFHLAMLRFHNAVVDNLRANPAFAHQSAQQVFRQAQKMVRWHYQWIILNEFLPLTIGQDRVDDIMKRGLKYYRVDNRTLDADFRNSRKDPLIPVEFAVAAYRFGHSQVRPSYRLNFGPDGGSPFFAFVFDDTQDPNSPDPADLRGGKRAPRRFIDWQTFFNFGDSNSRSNKKIDAKLSSPLMMLLGSRGPAPGMPDDGVQSLASRNLMRHVNFGIPSGQAIARVMNLPVLTPAQLSDFASAGMDKSTPLWCYLLKEAEVMESGLRLGPVGSRIVGEVFIGLLKADEDSYLASQPRWKPVLPSATPGDFRITDLLKLAGVVPPLN